CTTGTGTCGCAACAATTCCAAAAGGAGATGGCACCACCTTATAAGTTAATGTGTCTCCATCGGCATCATAGAAAACCTTACTTAAGTCAATCACCTTTTGCGGTTGTCCCAGCGTAATAGTTTGCTTTGGGATTCTCTCAGATGCTACAACAATGGGCGATTGATTGTTAGAAGCCGCATAAGTAGAGAAACTAAGAATAGTAGAAATGACCAACATTAAACAGAGCGTTACTAAAATTTTTCTCGTATTTACTTTAATATCCAACACGAAGCCTCCTCTAATAATGTAATTGTTTTTCTTTTGATAATGCTTGTTATGTAACCCTTAAAAACGTTAAAACATCTAAAAATGTATAGATGTCCTGACTGATTATATCAATCGAAACTCTCCAATTTCTCTCCAATCCAGTGTGTAAATCCTTTCAATTCATAAAAAAAATAAGCTGTCCAAATAATTATGGACAGCTTTAGCTTGTATTTTATAATTTGAATTTTTGGATGGCTCCATGTAGACGGTTTGCCATGTCCGACATTTTTACAGTTTGCTTGTTCATTGCCTCTACCGTGTTCATTTGCTCGGCAGTAGCATTTTTCACTTCCGCTACATAATCACTTGCTGCATGGGCAGTTGCCGCCATTTCTTCCATAGAGGCAGAAACCTCTTCCGTATTAGCTGACATTTGTTCTGCGGAAGCATTCATTTCCTCAATTTGACCTGCTATTTCACCGACAGCTTGAACTATCTCTTCAAAGCGCTCTCCTACTGCTTCAATTGCTACTAAACCTCGCGCTACATTCTCTTCGCCATTTTCTGCTGCTTTTACAACCTCTAATGTGTGTGCCTGTACTCTATCAATTAATATATTAATTTGAGCAGCAGAGCCAGCTGTTTGCTCCGAAAGTTTTCTTACCTCCTCTGCGACTACGGCAAAGCCTTTGCCTGCATCTCCTGCACGTGCAGCTTCAATTGAAGCGTTTAATGCTAATAGGTTTGTTTGGTCTGAAATATCCGTAATCATTTTAGAAATTAGCTCTATTTCTTTCGATTCCTGTTCAAGCTTATGGATAATGTCCAGTTCTATAGCTGTTCCACGTTGTATTTCATCCATACGGCTAATCGATTGCTGGACTGCTCCGTTACTTTCACTTATTTTCTCGGAAATAAAATCCGTATTCGTAGCTATCGTTGAAGCAACTTCAGCAAAGTTTTGAATACCAAGTGCCATTTGTTCCATCGCTGAGGCACTTTCCTCCGCCATTGCCGTTTGACTTTGTGCGCCACGATCTACCTCACCTATTGCAAGTGCGATTTGCTCGGAATGTTTAGTGACAGCAATTACATCTCCCATTAACTCACAAGAGGTTTCATTTACCGCAGTCGCTTCTTTACCAGCTTGCGATATCATATCTCGCATATTATCTGCCATTTTATCTAAAGCCCGCACCATTGTCCCCATTTCATCAATGCGCTTCAAATATTTAGCTGGGATTTCTTGTGTAAAATCTCCCTCTGACAATCCTTCACTAATACGAAGTACGTGGCGAAGCGGTTTGCTTACAGATTTCGATATCGCAAACGAAATAAACATTCCTAAGATAGAGACGATAATCGTCATTATAATAAAGTTTGTCTTCAATTGTGAAAGCCCTGCTAGCATTTCATCCTCTAGTGCGACGACCCCCATTTTCCAACCATTATCTAACGTATGATACCCCATTAAACTTGTACCTTGTTCCTTTGTATCGAAAGAGAAATAGCCATTTGTATTCCGAATCATTTCTTTTGCAGCTAACGATTCCCCTGTTATTTCGCCAGATTCTTCTGCGGCAGAAATTGCATTCACTTGCTCTTTCACAAGGGCATGGTTCTTATGTCCAATAACGGTACCTTTTGCATCTAACATAAGGGCATAACCATTTTCTCCAACTTGAATGTCTTCAACAATGTTAGATAAATAATAACCATCTATACGCGCTAACAATAATGCTATTTCACCTGTCACAGTATCGATTGGTGCTACGATTAATATAACTGGTTCACCTGTGACACGACTAATCGTGATTTCTGACATTACTGTCTTGCCTGTAAACCCTTCCTTTATATAATCTCGATCACCTAAATCTGCTGTTGTATTATCTAAATAATGGGCTACGCCATCAGATGTGATAATGCCAAAGCCTAGATAATTTTTACTATCATCCATACGCTTTGTTAAATAGGTTTTTTGCTCCTCAAAGTCCATACCACGGATAACTGCTTGTTCCGCAATAGCCTCCACTTCCACTAAAGCTAGCTGAAAGTGCTCCTCTATATATTTTGATACATCTGCTGCTCTCGCTATCAAATTCGATTCAACCTGTTCTTCAACTGCTTTTGTACTATTCATCCATGTAGAAAAACCAAGGGTACCACATGTAACAAATACTAAAGCGATAATTGCTATAACTAATTTACCACCAATACCTTT
This genomic interval from Lysinibacillus sphaericus contains the following:
- a CDS encoding methyl-accepting chemotaxis protein, translating into MTSSYSDLTLEEEGQKITKIKMIMKNKFGEMSKENMWIKGIGGKLVIAIIALVFVTCGTLGFSTWMNSTKAVEEQVESNLIARAADVSKYIEEHFQLALVEVEAIAEQAVIRGMDFEEQKTYLTKRMDDSKNYLGFGIITSDGVAHYLDNTTADLGDRDYIKEGFTGKTVMSEITISRVTGEPVILIVAPIDTVTGEIALLLARIDGYYLSNIVEDIQVGENGYALMLDAKGTVIGHKNHALVKEQVNAISAAEESGEITGESLAAKEMIRNTNGYFSFDTKEQGTSLMGYHTLDNGWKMGVVALEDEMLAGLSQLKTNFIIMTIIVSILGMFISFAISKSVSKPLRHVLRISEGLSEGDFTQEIPAKYLKRIDEMGTMVRALDKMADNMRDMISQAGKEATAVNETSCELMGDVIAVTKHSEQIALAIGEVDRGAQSQTAMAEESASAMEQMALGIQNFAEVASTIATNTDFISEKISESNGAVQQSISRMDEIQRGTAIELDIIHKLEQESKEIELISKMITDISDQTNLLALNASIEAARAGDAGKGFAVVAEEVRKLSEQTAGSAAQINILIDRVQAHTLEVVKAAENGEENVARGLVAIEAVGERFEEIVQAVGEIAGQIEEMNASAEQMSANTEEVSASMEEMAATAHAASDYVAEVKNATAEQMNTVEAMNKQTVKMSDMANRLHGAIQKFKL